The Mucilaginibacter rubeus genomic interval GGGCCCGGAGTATATCATGATGATCTGATAGTTTATTAAAGATCAGCGCAACCTCAGCTGATGTAACACGGTCGTTAAACTTGATGCATACCGCCTGGTTAAAATGATTTTTATTGCGCAATCCGCTATCAAAGAACCATTGCTGAATGGGTGATACAGCTGCTGTTTCGGCAATATTATCCTGACTTGAAACTGTTGAGGTTATTGTAAGTTTTTTGGCAAGCTCTTTAATAGTAGGTGAAGTAAAAACATCTTTAACGCTTAGCTCATAACCGGCCGAGTGAAGCGCCGAACATACCTGGATTGATTTAATAGAATCACCACCTACAGAAAAGAAATTGGTATTGGTACCGATCTCATTTAAACCCAGTATTTTTTTCCATGTTTGAGCAAGTAATTCTTCTTCGGCATTGCAGGGCGTTGTGGTTTCTCCTGCAATTTCAAACACGGGATCAGGTAAACGCCTCTTCTCAATTTTACCAACACTGGTATACGGAAACGCTGCAAGGCAAACAAAAGCTGCAGGCAGCATATATTCGGGCAACCATCTGGAAAGCTCATCGCGGATCTCTTGCTCATCTAAGGTTTTTACACCGCGATAATAAGCTACCAAACATTGCTGTCCAACATGTGTGAAAGGTACAACCACCGCCTCTTCAACGCCCTTTATAGCTAATAACTGTTTTTCAATTTCACTGGTTTCAATGCGGTGTCCTCGTATTTTTACCTGATCGTCAATACGGCCTCGTAGTTCCAGGCTACCGTCAGATAACCAGCGACCAACATCGCCTGTTTTGTAAATGTTAACGTCCGGTATAAAGGGATGAGAAGCAAATTTTTGCTCGGTAAGTGCAGAGTTATTGATATAACCGTTAGCCACACCATTACCTGATATACATATTTCGCCCCAAACACCAATTGGTTTCATTTCATGATTTGGCCCAAGCACCCAAACCCTGGTATTGGCTATTGGCTGGCCAATGTTGGCATTTTCTGCAGGTTTTAATATTTTACTGTGTGTAGCCGCAATAGTAGCCTCGGTTGGCCCATATTCGTTTTGAATGTTAACCCATGGCAACACCGATGCGCTTTTGGCAAGCATTTTCATATTTGCCCTTTCGCCGGCAAGCACCACAAACCTCATATCCGGAACCTTTGTACCCGATTGTTCAATGCTATCTAAAATCTCGTTGTAAAAACTGGGCAGCACCGCAAAATTGGTGATGCGGTTACTTGTAATGAGATTTAATATCGACTTTATATTTAACCTGTTTTCATGAGGCACAGTTACCATCGCAGCTCCCGATAATAAAACCGGATAAAAATTTGCGCCAAAACCATCAAAATAATACGGTACCATTTGAAGGGTATGATCGGTTGCCGTACGCTGATGGTAATTTTTATTCCATAATACATAGTTAGCCAGATTTTTATGGCTGATACCAACACCCTTTGGCTGCCCTGTTGTGCCGGAAGTGTAAATGATGTATACCAGGTCATTGGTCGTGATGTTTGGTTGGCGGATTAATACGTTATTAGTCGTAACATCTTCCATATAAACAACGCTGCCATTATCAACAAGCTCGATAATAGCGTTTGCCATAGCTGCCAGCTCATTTGATGTAAGCAGTATGGCAACCTGGCTATCTTCTAAAATATAACTATTGCGTTCAATAGGATTTTGAGGTGATAACGGAACGAAGGTAAATCCGGCGTACAGCACGCCTAAAATAGCGACAGACACATCCAAACCCGGTTCAAAAAGCAGGCCTATACGATGGCCTTCGCCTGTTAATTTTGTTTGCAGAACATGAGCTGCCGCAGCTGCCTTTTGATCTAATTGCCTGTATGTAAGCTGCTGCCCAGCGTGAATAATTGCAGTATTATCCGGCCACTCCTGTACATTCTTTTTAAATAAGGAAACAATGGTTTCATCCGGATAAACAACATCTGTAACATTAAACACCTCAATTATCTGCCGCTTTTCATCAGCAGGAATATAATCTATAACACCAATGGCTAACTGGGGTTGCAACAATACCGTTTGCAGAATGTTAACCCAATAACCTGCAAACCGGGCAACGGTATCTGCCCTGAACAGATCGGCAGCAAATTCAAAAAAGCAATCAAGACCATCCTGTCCTGTTGTTACAGAAAGTATAAGATCAAAGGGTGTAAATTGATTATCTGCACTGTATGAATTAACCTGTAAACCATCCATAGTAACCTGCTCCATTTTAAAATCCTGGTAAGAAAACAAGATATTAAAAAGCGGATTGCGACCATTGTCCCTCACCAGGCCCAGATCTTCGATCATATTGTGATACGGATACAGCTGATTACTGAAGGCTGCAGCAGTGTTATCTTTTACAGCGGCAAGCAGCGCGCTAAAGCCCTCATTGTCATTTATTTTATTACGGAGTGCCAGCGTATTAACAAACATGCCCGCAACATTTTCCATACCCGGATAGTCCCTCCCGGTAAAAGGCGTACCTATTGTAATGTCTTCGGCCCCGCTTAGCTTTGCTATTAAGATATTAAACGTTGCCAGCAATACATTATATACCGTTGTCTTATGCTTCCCGGCAAATCTTTCCAGCTGACTTTTGATATGTTTATCTAACTCAAAACGATACTTCCCTGTCTTAAAATTATTAAATAAAGGCCTCTCAAAATCAGTCGGTAGTTCGATTGCCTCGGGTAGTTGTTCAAAGGCCTTTAACCAGTAGGATCTTTGTGTTTCGATCCTTTCTTTTTCATTCTGCTGCAGGTGCCAGGCGTAATCCTTAAAATGAAAAGTCAAAGCAGGCAGCGGCAAACCGTTGTACAGATTGCTAAAATCGCGGATGAATATTTCCTGCGATAAACCGTCGCTTATGATATGATGAATATCGAATAATAAGAGATGCTTATCGTGTGCCAGCTGTACCAAACCTATTCTGAAAGGAGGCTGTTCATTCAGGTTAAAAGGGCGGATAAAGGCATCAACAACAGTTGCTGTTTCGCCCTCACCGGCAGCAATATATTCAATGGAGACTTCGAAATCATCAATAATTTTTTGAAACGGCTTGCCATCAACCAATTCAAAAACGGTGCGTAAAACTTCGTGCCTTTTTACCAGTTGTGCAATGGCCTGGTTAAGTCGGTCGAAATTAATTGCACCATTAATTTCCGTAATCAAACAGCCATTATACGCAGTTGATTGTTTCTCAAACTCATATAAGAAATATAATCTTTCCTGCGCGGGTGAAAGTTGATAGTGACTTTGTAGAGCAACCGGCGTTAAGGTCACAAACCGGTTACCGGTTTCTTTTTTGTTTAACAAAGAGGCCAGTGCCCTGATATCGGCATATTCAAAAACTTCTTTAATTGTTATCCTGATATTTAACTGTCTGTAGATTTCGTTAACCATTGACATAGCTTTGAGCGAATGACCGCCCATATCAAAAAAGCTACGTGTAACGCTGATATTTTCGGGCTTAATGTTGAGTATACCAGCCCAGATAATAACCAATTTTTCTTCAACAGGAGTATTAGCGGCTTCAAGCGTATCGTTATCATCAATATTTGGTACGGGAAGCGCCTTCCTGTTTAATTTGCCGCTGATCAGCAATGGAAACTGTTCAAGAAAAACAAAATGCGCCGGAATCATATAAGCAGGCAGTTTGGTGCTTAAAAATCCTTTCAATTCGCTAAGGGCTACGGTTTCATGCGTTATACAGTAGGCAACCAGGTAATTATCACCATGATGCTGGCGACTTAACACCACACATTCTTTGATAGCTCCAAATGCCGATACCTGGTGTTCAATCTCGCCCAGTTCAATCCGGAGGCCCCTTATTTTTACCTGGTTATCAACCCTGCCTAAAAATTCGATATTACCGTCAGGCATCCAGCGGGCGAGGTCGCCGGTTTTATAGATGCGGCCATAAATGATATTATTTTTTTCGATGAACTTTTCGCTGGTAAGCTTTTCATTGTTGATATAACCTTTAGCCAACCCAACGCCGCCAATAAGCAATTCGCCAACCACACCCACAGGGGCAGGATACCCCCAGTTATCTAAAATATAAAGTTCAACATTAGCCAGGGGTTTGCCAATAGGCACTATGGCAGCCTCAGACGGCTCAAAAGTACATTCGTAGTCAGACACATCAAGCGTAGCCTCGGCCGGACCGTAAAGATTAATAAGCCTGGTGCCGTTACTATTTAGGGTTTCCCTGAATGCCGTTACATGTGCCGGTTGCAGGGCTTCGCCACAGGCAAAAACAATTTTTAAACTTTCGAGTGCGTAAAAGTCGGTTGCTGTATGTAAACTGGCCAGAAAAACCGCCAGCAACGATGGCACAAAATGAACTATAGTAACATTGCCCGCACTAATAGTATCCTTGATTATCTCCGGATCTTTCTCGCCGCCATGTGGCAGCACCGTTAAAGAGGCTCCCGCTATCGACCAGCAAAATATTTCCCAAACAGAAATATCAAATACGATGGGTGTTTTCAGCAGGAATACATCGTCAGCACCGGCGGGATATTTTTCCTGCATCCACCACAGGCGGTCAATTAATGATTTATGTTCGATCATTACCCCTTTTGGCCGACCTGTTGAGCCCGATGTATAAATCACATAAACCAGATCATCGCCACTTACGGGCACACATACAGGCTCATGTTCGTTTATCAGGTTAATGGCAACATCCAGATCAATTATGTTCTCGATGCTGTCCACTTGTTTGTTAAGATGCCTGCTCCGACTAACCAGGGCAACCATCTCCGAATCCTGAACAATGGAGTTAATACGATCTGCAGGAAAACTGGGATCTATTGGTACATAGGCAGCTCCTGCCTTCAGGATGCCATATATAACGGGGATCAGGTAATCTTCACGTTCAAGTAAAACACCTACAACATCGCCTTTATTAACCCCTCGTTCATTTTTCAAATACCCCGCAATACGGCCCGAAAGTTCATCCAATTGCCTGTACGTAAGCCTAAAACTCCCGCAAGTAACAGCGGTTTTATCCGGACAGATACCAACCTGCTTTTGAAAAGCGGTGATCACATCATCGGTTGGATAATCTTTTAATGTTTGGTTGAAGCCTTTAAGTATAGCGTTTTGCTCGTTAACGGTAAGGATGTTTAACGATGCCAGCGCATCATTTTTATGCTCGATGATATAATTTAAAACCTCGGTTAAGTGCCCGGCAAATAGCTGCGGGTTAAATGCTGTTATGTGCGATGGACTGAAAACAAACTCAAACTCGATATCTTCCTTAAAAAATACGTTGAGTACCAGCGGAAACTCGGTGCGCTCTGTTGCAGAATGCAGAGTAACCAAAGGCGCGGTGTTACCATTTATAACTGATAGATCAAGCGGGTAGTTCTCAATAACGATAATGGCATCAAACAAGTTTTCGGCCGGGTTAAGGTTAGCTATCTCTTTGATTTCGGCATACGAAGTGTGGGCATGCCTGTTGCGTTCAAGCAGCGACAGGTTGAGCTTTGCAATTACATTGGCTATACCCTCATTGCCGCTTTCATTTAAACGCAAGGGCAACGTGTTAATAAAATTACCCATTATGGTATCAACACCCTGTAAACCGCTTTCGCGCAGCGATAACACAGTGCCAACAACAACATCATTAGCATTTAAATATTTACGAAGCAAAAAGCCAAACGCGGCATAAATTATTGTTGCAGGTGTGGTACCACATGATACTGCAAAGGTTTTAAGCCGCTCTGTGCTAAACTTATGCACAATCCTGGTAGCCGCCGAAACACCATTTAATACATTATTCAACCCTGGCTGAAAAAGCGGCTTAGGTTCGTAATCCTGCAGATATTGGCTCCAGTACGAGGCGGAGTCCTCCTCATTTTTGGAGAATACCGCGTTTTGAATCTTAGCATATGATACATTAGGAACAGGTAATAACGCCACCCCGGCATTCAGGCGCTTATAGTTGCCAAATACTTCCTGCAACAATATACCGGTGCTCCAGCCATCATACAAAATATGATGGTGGGTAATAACAAGGATATGTTTGTCGGTACTTTGTTTAATTAAACTGAAACGAATGGGCAAATTGGTCAGGTCAAATTTCAGGCTGCGGTCATGTTCAAGAAACTGATCAAGCGCTGCTTCGGCGTCATTGTCATGAGTTGAAAAATCATGATACGCGTAGGGCAAAGCAGTATTATGTAATATTATCTGAATGGGCTTCCTAACCTCTTCCCACCTGAATACAGAGCGCAGCACCTCATGATTGCTTTGAAGCCTGTGCAACACCTGTTCAAGTACAACAGGTTCGAAACAGCCGGTAATGGCTACCGCTATCTGAACGTTGTAAAGAGAAGGATCATTATCTGTTAAAAATTGAAATAACATTCCCTGTTGAACCATATTTAGTTCAACAACAGATGCAACATTGCTTTTGTCGATTTTAGTGCTCATCAGTATTGTATTAAACAAAGAGGGGAGAAAGTAAGGTTGGTGTAACGGTTGAGTACCGTTAATTAGTTAAACAGGTCGTTTATTTCGCTTTGACTAAGGCCTACATTTGAAAGCTGGAGCCCCTTAGCGTCGAGATTATTATTTTTCAAATCGGCAATCATTTGCTGCAATGCCGATGCCCAGATATCCATAAGTTCACATACGGTGGCGGGCAGATATACTTTGCTGTCGGCAATAATTTCAACGTGCAGCTTTTCATTAATCACCATGGTATTGGCTTCAATTTTAGCCGTCATGGGATTATCCGGGTGTGATTGCAGCAAAGGCGATTTATTGCTGTATGAAAACAGATCGTTACTCAGTTCGGCGCCAAATTCGCCTAAAAAGTTAAACTGAAGCTCGGCGGTTTCAACATCGTGTATCCCGGGTTTATTGTTATACCGCCAAATACTGTAATCAACAGCTTTTGATGAATTGATACTGGTTTGCTTTTTCAGATAATTCAATTTCTCAACAAGGTCATCACCTTCCCATTTCCACAATGAAGGGTAAATGGCAGTGAACCATCCAATGGTTTTTGAAAAATTGAAGCCATCAAAATCGCGTCCGTGATATTCATTAGTGATAAAGAAATGGTTATTGCCTGTCCATTGCTGCATCATCTGCAAAAATGAGCCAAACAGGAGCAAACCGGTATCAAACGAAAAATTCGTCGAGGCATCCTTAAGCAGGTAAGCCATATCAATGGTATTTAAAACCCACTTCATTTTAAAAGTGTCGTGGTTTATCTGGGTTCTTACCGGCATATCAACCAGCAACGAAACCTGCTGATCGTCATTATCAGTCCACCCTTCAACGGCCGCTTTATAAGCCGCGCTTGTTTTGCGCTTGTTGCGTGCTGTTTGCCAATCATTCAACGAACCTGATTTTGAATGAACTACCGGTGTACTCCCCTGCTCCAAAGCGGTATAATTGCGGTAAAGTTCTTCGAGCAAAATGCGCCATGACACGCCATCAATTACCAGGTGGTGAGCGCTTACGGCCAATATACTGGTTCCATTGCCCAGGTTAAAAAGGGTGCCCCGCAAAAGCAGGTCTGTTTGGATACAAAACTCATTCTGGGTGTTCTGTTCCAGATGCATCAATACATCTGACAGCGATTGCAAATGTTTACCAGCCATAACAGCTATTGAAAATCTGTTTTCAATATGAGCATGGTTATAAAACAATTTATTTTTTGCGAAATCGAAATTGAGCCGCAAACCGTCATGGTTCTTAACTACCTGATCAAACGCCTGTTCAAATAAGCTTACATCGGGCTGCCTGTGCAAGTTGAACAACAGGGTTTGATTATAATGGCCGGGATATTTAAAATTACGGGCCATAAACCAGGAAGCGGCCGGAGGTAATTCCAGGTCACCGGCAAGCGGTAACTGTTGGTTTCCAGCCTGCAGGTTATCCGTTTTTATACGCATCATCAACTGATCAATTGTTTGACAGATCAGGATATCACGGGCAGTTATATTTATCTGAAGATCGAGCAAGCGGGATGAAATCTGGAACGCCTTTATCGAATCGCCGCCCATCTGAAAAAAGTTGGCATCAGTCGATAGATTAGTTTGATTTAAAACTTCTTTCCAGATGTCTATGATACTAAGTTCAATTCCGTCTTTAGGAGTTATTACTTCGGTTGTTGGTGCCGGGGCACTTAATACAGCCAGCGCGGCGAAATCAATTTTATGGTTTGAGGTTAAAGGCACATTATAAATGCGGGTTACAGATGCAGGCAGCATATAATAAGGTAGCCTTGAAGTAAGGAAAGCTGTTAATTCATTACTGTCAATATCGGTATTACTGATATACCAGGCTGATATTAAAGGGTGCGACGCATTTTTATCCACGTTAACAATCGCTTCCGAAATACCCGGATATTGTTTCAATACCTGTTCAATTTCGGCAAGCTCGATCCGGTATCCATTAATTTTTACCTGGCTATCAAGCCGACCAAGGTATTCCATTTTTCCATCCGGAAGCAACCGGCCGCGGTCGCCTGATCGATACATTTTAACTCCCTCAAAAAATGGATCGGGAACAAACTTAGCAGCTGTTGCTTCCTGATTAAATAAATATCCTTTAGCCAAACAGTCGCCGGCTATATAAAGTTGTCCTGGTACACCTGCAGGCACATGCATAAAGTCATCATCAAGCAGGTATAATCTTACATTGGCGGCAGGCACACCTATTGGAACCGCGTCATACTTTTCTTGCGGATTGTATTGATGTATCATACAACCAACAGTTGCTTCTGTTGGCCCGTACTCGTTGTAAATATCAATATCACGTTCAAACAGGTCGTAAATATCGCTGCATAAGCTTCCTGGCAGCTGTTCGCCGCCAACCACAAAGGTTTTAATACTGCTCTTTATAGCCATGCCTTTTGAATACAGGCTGCTGAGCATTCTTAAATGTGACGGGGTAAGCTTGGCTATAGTGGCCCTGTTATCATTTATTAATGTTTCAATAATTGTTTCATGCACAGCATCGTCATAAATAATGATGGCATTGCCGGTTACCAACGGCGTAAAAATGGAGGTAATAGTTAAATCGAAAGATACAGAGGTGCAAAAGGCAAAAACTTCTGGACCGGGTTTTAAATAGGCTTTAGCGGCCCATGTAATATAATTTATAAGCGAGGGCTGTTCAATTACCACACCTTTGGGATTACCCGTGGTACCCGAAGTGTAAATAATGTAAGCAGCATCATTCAATTCGGGATATGCCGCTATTTTTGATTTTGTGTTGTGGTCGCTATCTACATAAAAAATATTAAAACCGGCCAAACTATTCTCAGTCAACAAGGTAGTGGATAATCCTTTATTGCTGATGAGCAAGCCGCAACGACTATCTTTTAACATGAAAGCAACACGACCTATCGGAAGCTCTGTATCAAGGGGCAGATAGGTGGCGCCAGTTATCAATACAGCCAAGATAGATACCACCAAATCCGGCGACCGCCTTAAATATATACCGGCAACCGCCCCCGGTGCAAGTCCTGCCGCCTGAAGTTCCATTGCCAAAACTTTTACCCTGGCGTATAGGGCGGCATAAGAGAGTTGCTCATCGTTAAAAATAAGCGCGACACTATCTGGAGTTTTAAAAACCTGATCTTCAAATAATAGCTG includes:
- a CDS encoding non-ribosomal peptide synthetase, with translation MSTKIDKSNVASVVELNMVQQGMLFQFLTDNDPSLYNVQIAVAITGCFEPVVLEQVLHRLQSNHEVLRSVFRWEEVRKPIQIILHNTALPYAYHDFSTHDNDAEAALDQFLEHDRSLKFDLTNLPIRFSLIKQSTDKHILVITHHHILYDGWSTGILLQEVFGNYKRLNAGVALLPVPNVSYAKIQNAVFSKNEEDSASYWSQYLQDYEPKPLFQPGLNNVLNGVSAATRIVHKFSTERLKTFAVSCGTTPATIIYAAFGFLLRKYLNANDVVVGTVLSLRESGLQGVDTIMGNFINTLPLRLNESGNEGIANVIAKLNLSLLERNRHAHTSYAEIKEIANLNPAENLFDAIIVIENYPLDLSVINGNTAPLVTLHSATERTEFPLVLNVFFKEDIEFEFVFSPSHITAFNPQLFAGHLTEVLNYIIEHKNDALASLNILTVNEQNAILKGFNQTLKDYPTDDVITAFQKQVGICPDKTAVTCGSFRLTYRQLDELSGRIAGYLKNERGVNKGDVVGVLLEREDYLIPVIYGILKAGAAYVPIDPSFPADRINSIVQDSEMVALVSRSRHLNKQVDSIENIIDLDVAINLINEHEPVCVPVSGDDLVYVIYTSGSTGRPKGVMIEHKSLIDRLWWMQEKYPAGADDVFLLKTPIVFDISVWEIFCWSIAGASLTVLPHGGEKDPEIIKDTISAGNVTIVHFVPSLLAVFLASLHTATDFYALESLKIVFACGEALQPAHVTAFRETLNSNGTRLINLYGPAEATLDVSDYECTFEPSEAAIVPIGKPLANVELYILDNWGYPAPVGVVGELLIGGVGLAKGYINNEKLTSEKFIEKNNIIYGRIYKTGDLARWMPDGNIEFLGRVDNQVKIRGLRIELGEIEHQVSAFGAIKECVVLSRQHHGDNYLVAYCITHETVALSELKGFLSTKLPAYMIPAHFVFLEQFPLLISGKLNRKALPVPNIDDNDTLEAANTPVEEKLVIIWAGILNIKPENISVTRSFFDMGGHSLKAMSMVNEIYRQLNIRITIKEVFEYADIRALASLLNKKETGNRFVTLTPVALQSHYQLSPAQERLYFLYEFEKQSTAYNGCLITEINGAINFDRLNQAIAQLVKRHEVLRTVFELVDGKPFQKIIDDFEVSIEYIAAGEGETATVVDAFIRPFNLNEQPPFRIGLVQLAHDKHLLLFDIHHIISDGLSQEIFIRDFSNLYNGLPLPALTFHFKDYAWHLQQNEKERIETQRSYWLKAFEQLPEAIELPTDFERPLFNNFKTGKYRFELDKHIKSQLERFAGKHKTTVYNVLLATFNILIAKLSGAEDITIGTPFTGRDYPGMENVAGMFVNTLALRNKINDNEGFSALLAAVKDNTAAAFSNQLYPYHNMIEDLGLVRDNGRNPLFNILFSYQDFKMEQVTMDGLQVNSYSADNQFTPFDLILSVTTGQDGLDCFFEFAADLFRADTVARFAGYWVNILQTVLLQPQLAIGVIDYIPADEKRQIIEVFNVTDVVYPDETIVSLFKKNVQEWPDNTAIIHAGQQLTYRQLDQKAAAAAHVLQTKLTGEGHRIGLLFEPGLDVSVAILGVLYAGFTFVPLSPQNPIERNSYILEDSQVAILLTSNELAAMANAIIELVDNGSVVYMEDVTTNNVLIRQPNITTNDLVYIIYTSGTTGQPKGVGISHKNLANYVLWNKNYHQRTATDHTLQMVPYYFDGFGANFYPVLLSGAAMVTVPHENRLNIKSILNLITSNRITNFAVLPSFYNEILDSIEQSGTKVPDMRFVVLAGERANMKMLAKSASVLPWVNIQNEYGPTEATIAATHSKILKPAENANIGQPIANTRVWVLGPNHEMKPIGVWGEICISGNGVANGYINNSALTEQKFASHPFIPDVNIYKTGDVGRWLSDGSLELRGRIDDQVKIRGHRIETSEIEKQLLAIKGVEEAVVVPFTHVGQQCLVAYYRGVKTLDEQEIRDELSRWLPEYMLPAAFVCLAAFPYTSVGKIEKRRLPDPVFEIAGETTTPCNAEEELLAQTWKKILGLNEIGTNTNFFSVGGDSIKSIQVCSALHSAGYELSVKDVFTSPTIKELAKKLTITSTVSSQDNIAETAAVSPIQQWFFDSGLRNKNHFNQAVCIKFNDRVTSAEVALIFNKLSDHHDILRARFLEDDNKYTQVISSESVLCDVEEHWLTGHADAVGAMQQLGSKAQHDLNIQPGKNMKLVLFQLENESRLLIIIHHLVIDGVSWRILVEDIDNLLLQYKAGTPLALPAKTTPYTTWAEKLKEHYSEKDDAFWNKLNNSNFNAPVKDNPGGTNRIQDARTIKFSLNKELTRQLTEQTGFAYNTGINDILMTALALACSREFDIDSLVVDVESHGRDSIRGINISRTLGWFTAFYPIHLNIGKGTIADAVTNVKDALRKSPEFLHGYLLNRQAQSNARELCTNICFNYLGQFDTDISGRNFSILNNNEPYQTIGLTETRFYEWEFLGMIMHEELEMSFTFSTAQYDAEKMELFFNSYQKYLVDIINHCNAVTNPVITASDFSFKQLSAEELKLLPALNDIEDVYTLSPMQEGLLFHALLEPGEQFYFEQAAVSLSGKLNKAYLDQTFQLLCSRHAVLRTVFRVRDFNRPVQVVFKQRPLNVLFSDVDELASNDIADILAADRAQGFDLENGPLIRIQVISAGSDEHILVLSHHHILMDGWCMGIILKEFLAVYESLLSGHTLQLPRAKPYSEYIAWYENQNRNQAISYWANYLKDLTSPTGLPDLFQLPGNRKTDALHKDLFLSEDLTRKLHKTASRYGGTVSHVMQLAWAILLSKYNNTNDTVFGLVVSGRPTEVDGIDEMIGLFINTLPVRIKTDKNATIKAILEQIRNDASNSGPHHYIPLQDVQTRAAGNRQLFNHIMVFENYPVSEQIEKAPANDGVFRITGSEFFEQTHYDLALTIIPAAQMTVKFKYKPTAIHPYIIENAAAHFTNVLEQLCASHPSDILSGISLQTASEAITEQDRFNDVPAMDSGNSTLISHFAGAALKYSAHSVQLLSGNALSYAELDAASNRFAAYLRDKEGVKNGDVIGVLLNREERLLTVLLGILKAGAAFVPMEVQWPATRVNSVIAGSGMQLVISSSAYADKIAAGSTLLLNLDIKWHEVQNSPADAINEARAEGLAYVIYTSGSTGTPKGVMISHASLYNYISWADKEYVQGKPAVFPLYSSIAFDLTITSIFTPLLSGNTVVLYGGVESGLQIDKILKDNLSTVLKLTPSHLKLIRDNYSREDLAASKLETLIIGGEDLESNLAQAIDELFDGRVAQYNEYGPTEATVGCMIHRYNKADHYGSVPIGIPGAGVRIYVLDKDNQPVVTGAIGELYIAGKGLAKGYLNNETLTADKFIADPFKPGELMYKTGDLAVFTPEGTLLYKRPQRPAGTVAGFQDRAGGSIRSDGEAGRSKGSACKAVA